The genomic region ATTTGAAATCACTACTTTACTAGATGTATTTGTATCCCTGTGTCAGTCACTTGATTAATAAGATGTTATTCATTCTGGAAATATTCTCATGGCCTTCATTCTCTAGAACATCCTCCACCATCACTCTGTTCTCCGGCACACACCTAAAGCCACTGCACAGAGAAATGGATGGTGTCTCTGTGTGGATCCCCATCCTCCTATCCTCCTATCCTCTTACACTACTCACACTTTTCTCACAAAAATTTGATCAATACCAAaccatgcaagaaaaaaaaaagaaagaaagaaacatattggggaaaaaaaagtggTGAACTTTCACAACTTGACTCTTTGTCAAGACTCTTGCCCAACACCGCTCTCACCCACAACCTCCCagcatgcatgtgtgtattaATAAAGAGGGAAGTCAAACTATTTCTTCACACAGGCTTCACATGAACACACAGACGCAGAACAAACGTGCGCAGATAAAACTCATGTTATTTTACAAAgattttctcagattaattctatttaaaaggcttagtttaatgtttttccagaactgtaacatttaatgtttttaacagattgaagctttttttcagtgtatcaCATTAATTTTAAAGATACTGATGTTGAAAACAGCAGCGGTTCCCATAGTAACTGTATAAACAGTGCAGACTGATTAATTTAGCTCTTAAATGATGTCATCTCCTTTAGCTGTGCGCTGATACATCAGTTATAGATTCATTGTATTTCTAGTTTTACTGATTTATATGTGATCTTTCTCCCCAGTGTGATCTTTAATGAGATAAAATGCTTTTGGCTTAATTAACTTATTGCCTATTgcagaaaagagaaagaaagaaagaaagaaagaaagaaagaaagaaagaaagaaagaaagaaagaaagaaagaaagaaagaaagaacttgAGAGCATAAATGGATTATTTGGTCAGTCTGAGCTCTACATAATAACTTTGGCTCAACCAATGGAGTGATTATGGGGCGGGGCTATCAGTTTGTCTGACCAATGAAATGATAGTCATCAGTATTTGAATCatgtttgaaaacagtcatttgtGATTGTGTTTGAAGACACTAGTGAcctataaaataaacacttcacctttaaaccAGAAAATGAAAGTTTTACCTCAGATTGAATTGAGATGCTCcaaaaacagagaaaacaatATAAGAGTGCTTATGAGTGAGatcactttatttttatattgcttTCCATATTCACTATtgcttcaaagcagctttacaaaaaaaatcacgAATTACTGTCTTAAATCCACAAGTGAGCAACTGCAGcaagcaaaaactaaaaatatatatattaaaaaacttCATTAAATGTTTCAAGAACATCTGTTTAGACAGTATTTGGTGCTCAATGTTGATCTTGAACTCTGTTTACTGCACATCTGTCTGACCAGATAAATCAATCACTTTATACACATTCTCAGATGTTGAGATTcaactgatgatgatgaagatgatgatgaagatgaagatgatgatgtaGTTTCTGGAAAGTCTGTatataaaacaatgaaacaatgaaTTTCTAAAGGATGTTTTTTTTCACACCCAGAACTTGACACACTTTTCTCATGATACAGACACTTGTTACTGAtgtcattcacacactcacTGCCCAGAATTCATGTTTGCTGACACTTAGAAAAAAAGAGTTGCGAGTTTGTTTGATTTCACACTGAATAATACAGTACATAATGTTACTGGATGAACACCATTTACTGCAGTTAAAACACTGTAGTAATacaaattaattgttttaattgcATTATAGTTAATATCAGTGAGAAAATCACCTGTACCTGTAACATGGATCAGGACTCGTGTGATGAAGCTCTTGTGTCCTTGATCAGACTGAACTCCACACCAGTATTCTGAATGTTgttcagtcacatgactgatGCTTCCCGTCAGGAGCTCCTCTTCTCTGTCATCATACAGCTGGATCTTTCCCTCAGGACTCCATCTTCTGCTCTCCTTCACAGACGTCTCTTCAGCACAGAGATCAGCTCCAGATCTCCAGCAGAGAAACTTCACATCACTAATGTGGGATTGTGGGTATTTGCAGCTGATGTTCACAGATCCTCCTGCAGCAGCTGATAGACTGATGCTCTTCACACAACAATCATCTGTTTCAGATCCAAATCAAGTGCAGCAATGTTACAATGACCAGATATATTCATGGATTCTGTCAAATAATGCAGAAATGAATGAAAGCGTCTCACCGTCTCTGATGATCAGATTAAACTCAGAGAAGAAACTGTATTCTTCAGAAACTTTGACTGTAATCTGATATTCTCCAGAGTCGTTCTCATTCAGATCTCTGATAAACACACGTAAGAGACCTGCAGATCTGTCATCCTGAACGGAGAATCGTCTGTCCTGTTCCCATCCTGCTGCTCTGCTAGTGTttgttacagtaaaacattgaCCTCCAGTTTTACAGAAATATTTCACATGGTACACGTGTTTCATCTCATATTTGTAGTTTATAATGACGTTTCCTCCTGAATATCCTCTCACACTCCTGATTGGTTGACCTGTTGAACACAAACTCAgattatttgtcattttgttcTCAATATAAACACATATCTGCTCACTTTACTgcaacatttatgaatgaagaTTATGAGTGTAAATCTTATCAGGAGATAAAAAGGTTATTGATGGAGTCTGTTATGAGTTTCACGTGTGAACGGCAGTAATTACAGTCAGTGTTGAGTATCGTGATGTTGTGGAGATCATCATGGGTTTGAGGCTCTCAGTTACTCACCTCTTATAACCTTCAGATTCACTTCAGTGTGGAAATCATAACTAAATCTTTCAGCTCCACACCAGTACGTCCCAGAATCCAGTTCTCTCAGATCTCTGATGGTCACAGTGAAGACTGCTGAACTTGTGTCGTCATACAGAGAGAATCTTCCAGAACGAACCCATTTATTTTTCTCATCAGTCTTGATTTGGTATATGCACTCTGGCCACTGTActttacaaaaatacttttcatATGCTGTATATCCTCTATCATATTTGCATGTGATCGTGACTCCTCCTCCTGAATATCCCGTCACACTGATGGAGCTCACGACTCCTACAACAAACCAGCATCAaatacactttaatatatttatgagACTACACAGAAATGAACTTTCTTCAGCAGTCACTAGAACATCATGAAGTGAAGTGAAAGACTCTCCTCATCAAATCTGTGCTGTTTTTAGTGATTTACTCTGAGTTCAGATTCTTACCAGGAATCATCAGCAGAGTGAAAGTCAAGATGATCTTCATTCTTCTCTCTTATTAAATGATCTTCTCTGTTGTCAGTAGATTCAGTTCTTCTGAAGCTCTCGATGTGTGTTCAGATGAGTTTTGAGTGTTTCTTTCCTGGTTACATGTTTAACATGAAGTGCTGAATGTGACGGAGACTCCCACTtcctctgagagagagagagagagagagagattaataaagattaataaagaGGGAAGTGAAAGTAAGACATCTGATGGACACAAACGCAATCAGCAGCGGTTCACACGATCAATTAAATGCACATTTCTGACAGATTaatatggtaaatatttaaatggtaaacatttacattttgatAATAGtctaaacattaaaatgaaaattaatttaagACTCAAAATTTATGTACTTGTTTACTTATTAGCATATTACGTCAGACACATTATCATTGAAAATAAGTGAATTGACTGAATTCACATTCATAAACCTCACCTTCTGTTGTTTTAATACTAAATATCATCATAAGTTAAACATAATATCAATAAATACACTGTTAGCAATTTCTGTAAATTacacagtattttactgtaatatgaactgtattttactgtaaaacagttatacagtatgttactgtatttaaaagTTGCATTATGGGAAATATCCCATTGGCATCAATAACATACAGTATTTTTCATTTACTGTAAactgaaatacaataaaaacaaatgagcgtgaaaactgaccaatcacagaGAGGCTTATTTTTCCGCTTggagaaagaagaaaaggaagacACTGATGCAAGAACCAGGCAGCAACAAAGGTGTGTACAAATATTCctgctttttattaaaataatttgtatttttggtttaactaaaagtgtacgtatatgagtccatcttgccgggtgttagaaagtaacactgaagcagtgttaaagttaatgagataattgattgatgattgagtgatgattgacaattagtggagacacctgatgataataagcagaatcactgaaggaaagagagaaaaaaggtgttaattaacgttttatgaatttttcatttcaagtcaccatgaaagaggtcagcgtttgctttagttgggctcttgactctttaccttttattattaatttatctctggttgctccaactttgtgtttgtaaagcacatttgttatggtcagagaaAATATGATCTGGTTACAATATGTTTTGGTGATGATATTGTCATCGTGCGATGGCCTGGTGTCGTTTAGTGTCAAAATCTCTGACCATAtgcttgatgtgtagctttagtattaatgattgtagtcctgtgattttacagcttgagatccaacagtagtagaaacttttttttttttaagaatacattatgcactgaagcttcagtgtttaaacacacacagacatcaagaatcagcatctgattctcaagaacggtgacgataaataaatacaaaatactgacaaacagatcaactctgaacatcacaaaacaagctactgtcacaacataacaacagagaaataaagcaaacatgaacaatctacgaaaattacaggacaattcagctgcataatttattcatgcagcaatgcatgatgggagccatggatgagttttgattggtggctcccatcatgcactgcaacatgaagcactttgtttgattgtcaccattgttgagggtcatatgctgattcttgatgtctgtgtgtgtttaaaaaaaccccttcagattataaaagctctgctggaACTCAAGCGGTAACAGAGATGTACTGTAAAGAAATTTTATAAAATCTATGTAAGCGGATAATACTGGatgtcaccaatgaatctgaccatttcacaatgagaaaacacaaccattatgactgcgcttcccaaagcattgtaaacctaaattgatcaattttggctcacagcacttttgggaaatgcagtccagtttctctggccataacaaatgtgctctacaaacacaaagttggagcagccagagataaattaatgttaataaatagagtcaagagcccaactaaaggaaatgcttttcaccatcatggtaaaaactaaactttcattaaaacattaacatctaaacatctgttcattctcagtaagaacttttgttgatgtatgacagaaatcaaatcaaactggttaataataagtgtaataatgtttaatggctggaagtcagttgtagatGTTGTGTCTcgctctttttctcttgttgtttcttcaatgattctgcttattatcatcaggtgtctccactaattgtcaatcatcactcaatcatcaatcaattatctcattaactttaacactgcttcagtgtatGAGAGCAAACACATTCCACTGCggagagttattttaaatttgtaagTTTTTAAGATTGTTCTTATGACTGAATTTGttcattaattgttttaaaatgctgtaatGTTAAACGTTTATGTATAAATGTTACTGCAGGCTTGGGGAATATCAGATTTTGTGAAGAAAACTGAAAGTTCAGACTGcaagaatattaaaatgttatttcaagTATTACAAttgaacaattaaaaacaaaattataaacgttATACAGTTGtcattgtcttttttattatttactgagacctgttaaaatacagtaatttacaATTTGTACAGCTTTATAGTAAATAGAAACAGTGGACAATGAATTACAGGaaattttacagtgtaaagttatatgtttttgattgtattaaaatatatttctagaGAAAAGACCttaaaattattgtattttttacagcaaaaaaaactatactgtaaatatgtttacagcaAGTTAAATGGTACTGTAAATACTGTATTAATACAGTACTTTTACTGTAAGTTGAATTTACAGTAAGTTACTGGCAAACTGctgccagtaagttactgtaatttctacaggaagttttttacagtgtaccactttttgaaagggtcAATATTGTCCCgaccactttttgaaacctcTCGCGGCACGGATatgtaatacaaaagaaacagcTCTAGTTGATTATCAGTTTGagttaataataggcgatctggcgctagaatgtgttgtttttgaaatcttgTTGAGCGCTCGTTGTCGCTGCTATCAGAGGCGCTacagtgttctcttggcgctcgtgcactGAGCCGTGTTCACACGGACGAGCGCTTCAATCTATCGCTCTGTTGCAGAGACTCTCTTGTTAggttgaaatcacaaaacaaaatagctaCACATAAACGTATCCCTGCTCtttatatacaatcactgatgaacatctttggttttaatgagaaaaaaaaaatcattcatggTTGGgttagaacccagaacctcttGCATGCTAAATGAAAATGCTGCCACGAGTCTATCAGGACAACCTTATAAGAATTGTGGATCCtcatatttattaactaatgtacatACTCTCGGGACTAATGGcatattgtattatagcagatgtaAGGAAAAAACTATCATGTTAATTTACGCCACTGCAAACAGCATccccagcttcacttattactaaccagattgacttgaTTTATGTTAGACATCAACAAaggttgttattgagaattagcAGAGGTTTTAACtctgtttcatttgaagtcaccataatggtgaataGCTGTTCCATTAGTTGGGCTCTTCACTCTTAATATTCATTTGTTATATCTGACTGCTGTGACAATGTGTTtgttaaacacatttgcagTAGTAGTGAAAGCTAAACAAAACAACTTCAGGTGATGATAGCTGTCTGGTGAATGTTTTGTGAGCATCATGAAATGGGCCATCATTTGAATCTAACAACTGTGATTCATCTACATTATAAACTCTGTGCAGCAGGGGTGcctgaaaaatactgtaaaataacggttattttacattattttctgGCGCTCCTGCTGCCAGAAAAGTGCCGTCTTttcatgggattttttttacagtttatctatgctttttttctgacagtatttttctgtttttaaacggaCGTTTTCTGGCGCCCCTGCGCCCctgtgtactgtaaatatgtgtACAGCAAGTTAAAttgtactgtaaatactgtattaatacagtatttttactgtaagttCAATTTACAGTAAGTTACTGGCAAACTGCTGGcagtaagttactgtaatttctacaggaaattttttacagtgtatataagTGAATTCTCATTCATAAACCTCACCATCTCTTCATTTTTCCAGCGTATCTTTGTTTGAATGACTCTTTTACTGCTTCAGTGAATCTGGTCTCCACAGGGACGCACATGAAACACATCAGATTAAACCTGCTGGAAACCACAAACCACGAAAGAGAGACACAAAACTGAAACTGAAGTGTGGAAGTCTGGAGGACTGAAGCAGCTCCATCTAGTGTTTAGATGATGTTCAGCACCATGGAGAGCAACTGATCACATGACTGAGATTCATCACCACACACATTCGGAGTCTGACCTGAAGATCTCCTGTTCTCATAGACATGAAATTACACTTCTGAAACATCTTATAACACTGAATAACGGTCCACTTTATTGTTGTGATGAACAATTATctttacacaaatacacacattttaaGTATAAGCAAGTTACATTACATGAGCATGAACAATAGTTATTGAGTAAATAACAAATGGGTGAGATCTAACATAAATCTGCTGTAATCACTGACTCATAACTGCATATAATGACTCTGATCCTGATCAACACTGAAGATGAACATCATCAGGACCGTCTGTGTCATTCAGTACAGGATGATGGAGCGTGAACTTATTCACTTTAAATGTTAGCGTAAACTGTATTAGTATCAGAGGGgattgtgggtaattgtggagtggCATAGACTGTTTTAGGaaaatcagaggggtttgtgagTAACTGATTATTGCACTGTTTATGCCACTTCACAGCAGGGTTTATGGGTAATCGGGCAGTATCATAAAGAGTGCTACAAGAATCAGAGGGTTTTATGGGTAACTGGGTGGTTTTGCAGTCAGTGTGAAGTCTGGTGTCTTTAATCTCCTCATACAGCGTTTGATGAACCTGAGAATGAGAAATTATTCACAGCTTTTGATtaaagtcattcattcaaacacaaTCTGATCAACAGTGTGACTTTACAAACCGCTTCACTGTTTTCTGTTCCAGGTTCAGATATTTCAGAGGCTAAATCAgaatctgtaaaaaaataaatatactacattaaatatagtaataatgataataataattgacatttaataatagtatataatGTTTCAGTGACACTCAAGATACCAGACTAGCACATGTTTCTCAGTGCACTGACTAGTTGTGACCAGCAGGGGGAAGCAACATCTTTCTATTCACTCATTCCACAGACAACAATGTGAATCACTGACAAACTTCAGACATTATCAGAGGCTGATCTCCATCTTGGTGGACCCACAGATGATCTTGGCAAGAACCGCCGGCATTCTAAAGCCTGCGCCTTAAATCTGTCTACTGCAGCGCTGCCTGTTTCTGAGGCTGTGCCGTTCTCCTCAGTGCTGCCTGTTATACCCTCTCTGTCATGATTCCTGTCTTGTGTTGCCCTGATCTTGAGTGGTCTTTTATGTTCCTGTTTTATACCATGTTTTGTAGTCCTTTGTAGTTTTTCTTCTTGATTAAATCTTTGATTTTTCCCAGGTGTGTCTGTTCACCAATCACCAGTGTTTCTCAAGTCCCTGGTCTGGTGTTTCCTCCCATAGATGTTACGTGTGTGCTGTAAGCattcaattcaattaattataactaaaggggtaattaaattacagtgatTAAGAAGAGAATCacctgtaaatgattcagaattaatatttaacacttcatcaattatataataatattttattatgattactGATATGAGCAAAGGTAGCCGAAACCTTTagtttaaggcagtaatttgaaACACAGCACAAGACACTTGTATGCGTGAAAAATCAAACAAGACATTGAACTACTTctatgattacaggaaactaaggctatctaaacacacacacacacacacacacacacatagagtgagttatgaagaaagtcTGCAGTACtaggtccgtgtacgttttgatagtttgttttccaatttgaaatgaaatacgcagaaacgagaaaacggtcgtttcccgttttttcgtttgttaaaaaaaacgggaaaaagagattttgactcgattttcgttttttcgggtcacggatagaaaatggaaacacgacttcaaaactcgttttccacatgtgggcggtcattacacgcccctttcagccgattggtcaatcaaatctgaacCAGTGaggtcatcttcagttcgttcaacaaaataacagtcctctgccgctatatcagtagatgtcataaatcggctttcttctgtgcaacctaacgcgtatttcacagaaatatttatttcagaaatgttaatcagcacacagactgttgtaatgctgtttgtagtttaatatgcatAGTGAAACTGCACTACCCACACACAGAGGAgcggatgaaaagcacagattaaaaaaaactacggtttttattttattctattttgaataaatagaataaatcacaataaataagtagtgtaagcaatttggaaaaacgaacaattgctcatctctctttatttatttattttatatagcctaacattgcctgctgaattataggctaatgttaatagcctggttaaaagattgagggaatatgtaaagatcaaacattaaagatcaaaattacagctacatagctattttagttatgacaaaaataatatataaatgttaagccaaaacaaattaatttaaagctgaactaaaaacagaaaccggcgttataactacctctctaatttgacacaaatccaaatgtttcagtattcacgatttggaggctaaactatatttattatttaaacgcttttattgtagcctacacagactacttaaaatgagcagtataactttttagatttggttgaatgtatgttattttgacagttaacaggctgtgatgtcaagttactaaaactgatgttgtgtgtgcgtgaggcgccgacgcgttcacttgaattttcttataaaagcggaaacaacttaaaatactcagacatttatggtcaaatatatgtaacaccattcgaatctgtgaagggttaaataggcctattatttttgtacactcacaataaaaacaaaacattgttcgtaaaataaagaaattttcTGCCGTCTCAGGgaaaaaatgcgacaatatgagtgtcggttcatttttgagaagttcacagaaaggaaacctttcattttggtaatatgttaattaagtgaaataaatttcgcgcatagacataggctatttattccttttatataattgaatcatttgttgttcacagaagcgcggcaggtgcgtgatgatgatgaatcctcatgttctgttgtttattctgctatttgttcatgtaggctaaaactaaatccctgggatttttttaatgattcacagacatttatcaaatttcgtttaattctaatttactataatcttgtcggttaatgaaaTGATGATGATCGCATCAGTTGaaagtcagggggaaaaaacagaaattatattgacaaggcaacaataattttcgtttagtttaagtttttcaaaacatccacagaactgcatacagtaaattttcccgctgtttaagccacgaatatttacaaaataaaataattacaaaaatgataaaagataataaaataattacaaagataataaaagttctatgtttaatatacgagagtttttgttttgctgttgtccactaaagcaattgacgcagaatcgccaatagccgttaaattgaaattgaaagtaaaatgttcagggccatttatagctaattcgttcaaaagcgaaggaaagacagaaaaagtgaggatagcaagtaaactgtgacatataataatgttcactgtgttcataaaagtgtttaatttaagagataaaatctgtatgaccatttataagctaaggaaaactaaaaagccccccgatggtgataccgttattaggtgttgccacct from Megalobrama amblycephala isolate DHTTF-2021 linkage group LG7, ASM1881202v1, whole genome shotgun sequence harbors:
- the LOC125271251 gene encoding polymeric immunoglobulin receptor-like isoform X2 → MKIILTFTLLMIPGVVSSISVTGYSGGGVTITCKYDRGYTAYEKYFCKVQWPECIYQIKTDEKNKWVRSGRFSLYDDTSSAVFTVTIRDLRELDSGTYWCGAERFSYDFHTEVNLKVIRGQPIRSVRGYSGGNVIINYKYEMKHVYHVKYFCKTGGQCFTVTNTSRAAGWEQDRRFSVQDDRSAGLLRVFIRDLNENDSGEYQITVKVSEEYSFFSEFNLIIRDDDCCVKSISLSAAAGGSVNISCKYPQSHISDVKFLCWRSGADLCAEETSVKESRRWSPEGKIQLYDDREEELLTGSISHVTEQHSEYWCGVQSDQGHKSFITRVLIHVTDFPETTSSSSSSSSSSSSSVESQHLRMCIK